A genome region from Saccharicrinis carchari includes the following:
- a CDS encoding N-acetylneuraminate synthase family protein — translation MNYQKPRVIAEIGCNHKGDLEIAKELIRVAKIFCNADVVKFQKRNNRNLLTEEQYKAPHPNPANSYGETYGEHREFLEFSLEQNKVLKQYAEELGIVWSTSTWDLDSAKEIASLKPDLIKIPSACNNNYEMLGWLCENYVGEIHVSSGMTSKDEIDILIRFFEEKGRNRDVVLYACTSGYPVPFEDVALLEITRLIDSYKGRVKEIGFSGHHLGIAVDIAAYTLGATWIERHYTLDRTWKGTDHAASLEPEGVRRLVRNLSAVHKSLTFKKEDILDIEKVQREKLKYRAK, via the coding sequence ATGAATTATCAAAAACCAAGAGTTATAGCTGAAATTGGCTGCAATCATAAAGGCGATCTTGAAATAGCAAAAGAGTTAATTAGGGTTGCAAAGATTTTTTGTAATGCAGATGTTGTTAAATTTCAAAAACGAAATAATCGGAATTTATTGACAGAAGAACAGTATAAGGCTCCACATCCAAATCCTGCAAACTCATATGGTGAAACCTATGGAGAGCATAGAGAGTTCTTAGAATTTAGTTTGGAGCAAAATAAAGTATTAAAGCAATATGCTGAAGAATTAGGAATTGTATGGTCAACGTCAACATGGGACTTAGACTCAGCAAAAGAAATTGCATCGTTAAAACCCGATTTAATTAAAATCCCATCAGCTTGTAATAATAACTATGAGATGTTGGGTTGGTTATGTGAAAACTATGTAGGAGAGATACATGTATCTTCTGGAATGACAAGTAAAGATGAAATTGATATCTTAATTAGATTTTTTGAAGAGAAAGGCAGAAATAGGGATGTAGTATTATATGCCTGCACCTCGGGATATCCTGTGCCTTTTGAAGATGTTGCCTTATTAGAAATTACAAGGTTAATCGATAGTTATAAAGGCCGTGTAAAAGAAATTGGCTTTTCAGGTCATCATTTAGGCATAGCAGTGGACATTGCAGCATACACATTGGGTGCGACCTGGATTGAAAGACATTATACTCTTGACAGAACCTGGAAAGGTACGGATCATGCGGCGTCGTTGGAACCTGAAGGAGTTCGTAGATTAGTGAGGAATCTAAGTGCAGTCCATAAATCCTTGACTTTTAAGAAAGAAGATATTCTTGATATTGAAAAGGTGCAAAGAGAAAAGTTAAAGTATAGAGCTAAGTAA
- a CDS encoding Wzz/FepE/Etk N-terminal domain-containing protein: MNQDKNNIPESKKASRKAEEISLDKTSNSPSFGGGRGEAGASSPIIKDDEIDLIALVKTIWDGRKTIFYAVGICVFIGLVYAFTSPAKYSASATLLPSAEKKSGSLGNLSVLAGMAGINLGAMMGDASAIPAEIYPQVVNSYPFLNELIHEKFNFEEYPEPVSLYNYVVADTIESLGAKLAKYTIKFPWTLKDAILSGNDEKEGERSVDYGVLKLTEEELKAIGSIQDLIQIEVDNKTGLVSIAVEASEPVLTAQYVQKAVDLLQKYVIDYKTQQVQQNLEFVQQRFDEKKAEYESAREAFYDYKDRHRNMISERIDAEYQRLSDAYDIASAVYKGLAQQLEQAKIAVKEETPVFTILDPAKVSYEKSAPRKKIIVLMFLFFGVFIGVGLVLVKVSRGNIRTTI, from the coding sequence ATGAACCAAGATAAAAACAACATACCAGAGTCAAAAAAAGCATCCCGCAAAGCCGAAGAAATCTCACTGGACAAGACTTCCAACTCCCCCTCTTTCGGAGGGGGCAGGGGGGAGGCCGGGGCTTCTTCCCCAATCATCAAAGACGATGAAATAGACCTGATTGCCCTGGTAAAAACCATCTGGGACGGGCGGAAAACCATTTTTTACGCCGTGGGCATCTGTGTATTTATAGGTTTGGTATATGCTTTTACCAGCCCGGCAAAATATTCAGCTTCTGCAACCTTGCTGCCATCGGCAGAGAAAAAAAGCGGTAGTTTGGGTAATTTAAGTGTCCTGGCCGGTATGGCGGGTATTAACCTGGGAGCTATGATGGGAGATGCTTCCGCTATACCAGCTGAGATTTATCCCCAGGTCGTTAATAGCTATCCTTTTTTAAATGAGTTAATACACGAAAAGTTTAATTTTGAAGAGTATCCCGAACCTGTTTCTTTGTACAATTATGTGGTGGCTGACACTATTGAATCGCTTGGTGCCAAGCTGGCCAAATACACCATTAAATTCCCATGGACATTAAAAGATGCGATTTTATCCGGAAATGATGAGAAAGAGGGGGAAAGATCAGTAGACTATGGTGTACTAAAGCTGACAGAAGAGGAATTGAAAGCCATTGGATCAATTCAAGACTTGATTCAAATTGAGGTAGATAATAAAACAGGTTTGGTGAGCATTGCCGTTGAAGCCTCTGAACCGGTATTAACGGCTCAATATGTTCAAAAAGCGGTTGATCTGTTGCAGAAATATGTGATCGATTATAAGACTCAGCAAGTGCAACAAAACCTGGAATTCGTGCAGCAGCGCTTTGATGAGAAAAAGGCGGAATATGAAAGTGCCCGGGAGGCTTTCTACGATTATAAAGACAGGCACCGCAATATGATATCGGAACGTATCGATGCCGAGTACCAGCGCCTAAGTGACGCTTACGATATTGCATCAGCAGTATATAAAGGATTGGCACAGCAACTGGAGCAAGCTAAAATTGCCGTAAAGGAAGAAACACCGGTATTTACCATACTGGATCCGGCTAAAGTTTCTTATGAAAAATCAGCACCTAGAAAAAAAATTATTGTCCTAATGTTTTTATTTTTTGGTGTTTTTATTGGAGTTGGGTTAGTTTTAGTTAAAGTGTCACGTGGAAACATAAGAACGACTATTTAG
- a CDS encoding AlbA family DNA-binding domain-containing protein, giving the protein MTAQSILDIIGNGEGIHVEFKSSFNTETIVSLVAFANTKGGSVLVGVADNGELTGVQLGKETIVNWVNEVKNKTAPVLIPDVEVVSVDNKNLVIITCDEYPVKPVSTKGRYYKRIQNSNHPLLVSEVVDLHLKSINMSWDSFPDPLHVIDDISLEKVQRAIEVMKQNQLSIHEDPLAFLMKYDLIRDNKLTNAAYLLFKEKDSVNTTIELGRFQDEITIKDSVRSKSDILTQVDVVIDFVRKHINKEVIITGEAKNIQKWQYPLEAIREVVINMILHRDYRSSSDSIVKIFNERIEFYNPGRLPDTISVEDLLSNNYRSTPRNKVLADFSKDMGLIEKYGSGIKRILNYFRGVNLPVPEFRNISDGFMVTVFSENVTENVTENVTENVTENVSNDRHRLIVASIAKNALITVDELAGRTGVTRRTILRDLDRLRSQNVIKRIGPDKGGTWVVV; this is encoded by the coding sequence ATGACCGCACAATCTATTCTTGATATAATTGGTAATGGTGAAGGAATTCATGTCGAATTTAAGTCTTCATTCAATACGGAAACAATTGTGTCATTGGTTGCATTTGCGAATACCAAAGGTGGCAGTGTGTTGGTTGGCGTTGCTGATAATGGCGAATTAACTGGAGTGCAGTTAGGGAAGGAGACCATCGTGAATTGGGTGAATGAAGTGAAGAATAAAACCGCACCTGTTCTTATCCCTGATGTCGAGGTTGTTTCTGTAGATAATAAAAATTTAGTGATTATTACTTGCGATGAATATCCTGTCAAGCCTGTGTCAACCAAGGGGCGTTATTATAAGCGAATACAAAATTCCAATCATCCCTTATTGGTATCTGAAGTGGTAGATTTACATTTGAAGTCGATTAATATGAGTTGGGATTCTTTCCCCGATCCCTTGCATGTCATCGATGATATTTCACTTGAAAAAGTACAAAGGGCTATCGAGGTCATGAAGCAGAATCAGCTTTCTATACACGAAGATCCTTTGGCCTTCCTTATGAAATATGATTTAATCCGTGATAATAAATTAACAAATGCCGCTTATTTATTATTTAAAGAAAAAGATTCGGTTAATACCACCATTGAATTAGGTCGTTTTCAGGATGAGATAACTATTAAGGATTCAGTCCGCTCAAAATCAGATATTCTGACTCAAGTTGATGTTGTTATCGATTTTGTTCGGAAGCATATTAACAAAGAGGTAATTATTACCGGAGAGGCGAAAAATATTCAAAAATGGCAATACCCCTTGGAAGCAATCCGGGAGGTTGTCATTAACATGATCCTACATAGGGACTACCGGTCAAGTTCAGATTCGATTGTTAAAATTTTTAATGAGCGCATTGAGTTCTACAATCCCGGACGATTACCGGATACGATTTCGGTTGAGGATTTGTTGAGCAATAATTACCGTTCAACACCGCGTAATAAAGTTTTAGCTGACTTTAGTAAGGATATGGGCCTGATTGAAAAATATGGTTCCGGTATTAAGCGTATCCTTAATTATTTTAGAGGCGTTAACCTACCTGTTCCGGAATTTAGGAATATCTCCGACGGTTTTATGGTGACTGTGTTTTCTGAAAATGTCACTGAAAATGTCACTGAAAATGTCACTGAAAATGTCACTGAAAATGTCAGTAACGACAGGCACCGTTTAATTGTTGCTTCTATTGCTAAGAACGCATTGATCACAGTGGATGAATTGGCAGGACGTACAGGCGTTACTCGCAGGACGATTCTTAGGGATCTCGATCGGTTAAGAAGCCAAAATGTAATAAAAAGGATAGGGCCGGATAAAGGCGGGACTTGGGTAGTGGTTTAA
- a CDS encoding acylneuraminate cytidylyltransferase has product MKTIAFIPVRGGSKSIPKKNIKEFCGKPLVYWTVRAAQESDLIDEVIVATDSLEIKLVVDSFAFSKCRVYERSKENAQDYSSTESVIIEYLNHTSYAKKDQFVLIQATSPFLRAYDITSGIKQLRASGSDSLLSGSLVKRFFWSIEGQTLNYDYKNRPRRQDFKGTYIENGAFYVNTVNNILKTRNRLSGKIEIYRMPEYTMTEIDEPDDWIIAEFLMKKHILKKTKKKIKLFISDVDGVMTDAGMYYSESGDELKKFNTHDGMAFKLLRDVGIKTGIITSENTKIVEQRAKKLKVDYLYQGKEHDGKLAAAQSICKEIGVDLDEVAYIGDDINCFDLLSKVGYAACPQNALKKIKEVQGIIHLSKNGGQGAVREFVSILMDNSYM; this is encoded by the coding sequence ATGAAAACAATTGCATTTATACCTGTAAGGGGAGGAAGTAAATCCATACCCAAAAAGAACATAAAAGAATTCTGTGGGAAGCCATTAGTTTATTGGACGGTAAGGGCTGCGCAGGAATCTGATTTGATAGATGAAGTTATTGTTGCCACGGATAGTCTTGAAATAAAATTAGTTGTAGATAGTTTTGCATTTAGTAAATGTCGCGTTTATGAAAGATCTAAAGAAAATGCCCAGGATTATTCATCAACAGAGAGTGTAATAATTGAATATTTAAATCATACGAGTTATGCGAAGAAAGATCAATTTGTACTGATACAAGCTACATCTCCATTTCTTAGAGCCTATGATATTACATCGGGAATAAAGCAATTGCGAGCGTCTGGCTCCGATTCGTTACTTAGTGGTTCACTTGTAAAACGTTTTTTTTGGAGCATAGAAGGTCAAACTTTAAACTATGATTATAAGAATCGACCTAGAAGGCAAGATTTCAAAGGGACATATATAGAAAACGGTGCATTTTATGTAAATACCGTAAATAATATTTTGAAGACTAGGAATCGTTTATCGGGTAAGATTGAAATATATCGAATGCCAGAATATACGATGACGGAGATTGATGAGCCAGATGATTGGATCATTGCTGAATTTCTAATGAAAAAACATATCCTAAAGAAAACAAAAAAGAAGATTAAGCTTTTTATATCGGATGTGGATGGTGTTATGACAGATGCAGGAATGTACTATTCTGAATCTGGTGATGAATTAAAGAAGTTTAATACCCATGACGGAATGGCGTTTAAGTTATTACGGGATGTGGGAATCAAAACAGGGATAATTACCTCTGAGAATACAAAAATAGTAGAACAAAGAGCAAAAAAATTAAAAGTCGATTATCTATATCAGGGTAAAGAGCATGATGGTAAGTTAGCTGCTGCTCAATCTATTTGTAAAGAGATAGGTGTGGATTTGGATGAAGTAGCTTATATTGGGGATGATATTAATTGTTTTGATTTGCTCTCTAAGGTTGGATACGCTGCATGCCCACAAAATGCATTAAAAAAAAT